A genomic stretch from Anabaena cylindrica PCC 7122 includes:
- a CDS encoding TrbI/VirB10 family protein — translation MKPTLENQTDPNKINNLLNFQEDEEENIISQIEHENIIPETEADVEVPDELALIETQHSLVNSPWSRTIVVGGGFGLGFILLFMFLNPMMNGKVTKKEATPEVATTSPPEEEVPKQDGDIYAKLALQKQAEELEAFKEQNRVRQELPVAKPDKQIIENLPKTKPISTKSVRRETSLTSNIEQQPRRIIRTQRPEELPIARYSPPVKTAVTSRILPQQQTSFKTSTEPTDPLAELARLRSLGSGGQIDYAAAITNDKQEVASTQTQNVVTSDYVPRRRSSYNRDSQLETELATVTTNHSESDYDSNFDNNKRVIEQLKAKWTPVISAKSLDKSDKVTNFSESNNYSPEEAAIIEGREEQYLRVGEYATGILETPVVWSANINSHNSHIQNKFVVKLTQPLLSNIGEEAIPANTLLSAEIQEVDSSGRVTAVVTAILKDGTEYTLRPGTIVIQGKEGEPLIANQYRDKGKEILSLDAGLGLMSGLAKVGEVVNQPDIQSSISQSNGGFSSIQTSRNGNRSLLGAFAQGAFGAVSKQVEERNQKAIAEIMKRPNIWFIRQNTQITVQVNRSLRL, via the coding sequence ATGAAACCAACTTTAGAAAATCAAACTGACCCTAACAAGATAAATAATTTACTCAATTTTCAAGAAGATGAAGAAGAAAATATCATTAGTCAAATTGAACATGAAAATATTATTCCTGAAACGGAAGCGGATGTAGAAGTACCAGATGAATTGGCATTAATAGAAACACAACATTCACTTGTTAATTCTCCTTGGTCACGCACAATAGTAGTTGGGGGAGGATTTGGATTAGGATTTATTCTACTTTTTATGTTCCTTAATCCCATGATGAATGGCAAGGTAACTAAGAAAGAAGCAACACCAGAAGTTGCTACTACTTCTCCTCCCGAAGAAGAAGTTCCCAAACAAGATGGTGATATTTATGCCAAGTTAGCATTACAAAAACAAGCAGAAGAACTGGAGGCATTTAAAGAACAAAATAGAGTCAGGCAAGAATTACCCGTTGCAAAACCGGATAAGCAGATAATTGAAAACTTACCCAAAACTAAACCTATTTCTACTAAATCTGTCAGGAGGGAAACATCATTAACATCCAACATAGAACAACAACCTAGAAGAATTATCAGAACACAAAGACCTGAAGAATTGCCAATCGCACGCTATTCACCTCCCGTAAAAACTGCTGTAACTTCAAGAATATTACCCCAACAACAAACCAGTTTTAAAACTTCTACAGAACCTACTGATCCTTTAGCAGAATTAGCAAGATTACGTTCTCTTGGTTCTGGTGGTCAAATTGATTATGCAGCAGCAATTACAAATGACAAACAGGAGGTAGCAAGCACGCAGACTCAAAATGTTGTCACATCTGATTATGTTCCTAGACGTAGGTCGAGTTATAACCGCGATTCTCAACTAGAAACCGAACTAGCAACAGTTACTACGAATCACTCAGAATCAGATTATGACAGTAATTTTGATAATAACAAAAGGGTGATTGAACAACTAAAAGCAAAGTGGACTCCAGTAATTAGTGCGAAAAGTTTAGATAAAAGTGATAAGGTAACTAATTTCAGTGAAAGCAACAATTATTCTCCAGAAGAAGCTGCTATTATTGAGGGCAGAGAAGAACAGTATTTAAGAGTAGGAGAATACGCTACTGGGATATTAGAAACACCTGTTGTCTGGTCTGCAAATATTAATTCTCATAATTCTCACATTCAAAATAAGTTTGTGGTCAAACTCACCCAACCTTTATTGAGCAATATTGGGGAAGAAGCGATTCCTGCTAATACACTTTTGAGTGCAGAAATTCAAGAAGTTGATTCATCTGGAAGAGTTACGGCTGTAGTTACTGCCATTCTCAAAGATGGAACTGAATATACATTACGACCAGGAACAATAGTTATACAGGGGAAAGAGGGAGAACCTTTAATTGCTAATCAATATCGGGACAAAGGTAAAGAGATTTTAAGCTTGGATGCAGGACTAGGTTTAATGTCAGGACTGGCCAAGGTGGGGGAAGTAGTTAATCAACCTGATATTCAAAGTAGCATTTCTCAATCCAATGGTGGGTTTAGCAGCATCCAAACCAGTCGCAATGGAAATCGCTCTTTACTGGGTGCTTTTGCTCAAGGAGCGTTTGGTGCAGTTTCCAAGCAGGTGGAGGAACGAAACCAAAAAGCGATCGCAGAAATTATGAAGCGACCTAATATTTGGTTTATCCGGCAAAATACCCAAATTACTGTTCAAGTAAATCGCTCTTTACGACTTTAA
- a CDS encoding alpha-L-fucosidase, producing MNNWFDTARLGMFIHWGHSSQQGCELSWPLVGGVFSLPFCQDIPVEKYHSTANTFNPQAYNPQEWAYLAKSLGMKYAILTAKHHDGFALFHTQESDFSIASTPYKNDIVDEFVVAMRSVGLRIGLYFSLSDWHHPDYPAFTEAEGRFSNGDLYPTPKTFRLSRR from the coding sequence ATGAATAACTGGTTTGATACAGCTAGATTGGGGATGTTTATTCATTGGGGACATAGTTCTCAACAAGGATGTGAGTTGTCTTGGCCATTAGTTGGGGGTGTATTTAGCCTACCTTTTTGTCAAGATATTCCCGTTGAGAAATATCACTCCACAGCTAATACTTTTAATCCACAGGCATACAATCCTCAAGAATGGGCATATTTAGCGAAAAGTCTAGGCATGAAATATGCCATATTAACAGCCAAGCATCATGATGGTTTTGCCCTGTTCCACACCCAGGAATCAGACTTTTCAATTGCATCTACACCTTACAAAAACGATATTGTAGATGAATTTGTTGTAGCTATGCGCTCTGTTGGATTACGCATTGGGCTTTATTTTTCACTTTCAGACTGGCATCATCCTGACTATCCTGCATTTACAGAGGCAGAAGGCCGTTTTTCTAACGGGGATTTATACCCCACTCCAAAAACTTTTCGCCTTTCAAGGCGTTAG
- a CDS encoding type IV secretory system conjugative DNA transfer family protein, which yields MTTNNFISELQNPQAPIGKYTHYLFSSNGLVLTGLLLGFVVLQILSGTKKGKLATSYFGGRKEKAKAKKKAIKQIANPQCDSATLYIGRHKFTGQKIQDKEPRSPTPLYIPDVQRGTAVIGAPGSGKSFSAINPMIYSAIDQGFPIVLYDFKYPTQAKVASYAKKMGYKVHIFAPGFPESEVCNPLDFLRDSTDAETARQLATVINKNFKMMAASNEDAFFGPAGDQLTEAILMLTKQTQYPDIMTAAAILSSDRMVERLMAANLNPWIKIAFGQLFSSAGSEKTIAGIAGTASLMFTRFMKKNTLGCFVGKTTLPLEIKGKQMIIFGLDRERRDAVGPLLCSILHMTVARAIAKKRQDPLVVVLDEVPSLYLPDLFRWLNESRSEGFCGILGWQNMGQLEKYYGKEVAKTMLGACGTKFIFNPGEEESARLFSAYLGDEEIKYKQKSKSTGGGKSSTSISEQDKTRKLFEPAQFLKLPPGKCIFINPAYCNQNEASVPLLKTIKIPKVLINIDQENDSRWTILIAQLTEKSTQERPTQDDLDKRVAEVNKLFPIPQQPVQAGAVPLPIDAYKGFF from the coding sequence ATGACTACAAACAACTTTATTTCCGAACTGCAAAACCCCCAAGCACCAATTGGTAAATACACTCATTATCTTTTTTCTTCTAATGGGTTAGTGCTGACAGGATTATTACTCGGTTTTGTTGTCCTACAAATATTATCGGGAACAAAAAAAGGCAAATTAGCTACCAGTTATTTTGGGGGAAGAAAGGAGAAAGCTAAAGCCAAAAAGAAAGCTATCAAACAAATCGCTAATCCTCAGTGTGATAGTGCCACTCTTTATATTGGTAGACACAAATTTACAGGTCAAAAAATTCAAGATAAAGAACCAAGAAGTCCCACACCGTTATACATACCAGATGTACAAAGAGGAACGGCAGTCATTGGTGCGCCTGGTAGCGGTAAATCATTTTCTGCTATTAACCCAATGATTTATAGTGCCATTGACCAAGGTTTTCCGATTGTTTTATATGACTTTAAATACCCAACTCAAGCTAAAGTTGCCAGTTATGCCAAAAAGATGGGTTATAAAGTCCATATTTTCGCTCCTGGTTTCCCTGAAAGTGAGGTGTGTAATCCCCTTGATTTTCTCCGAGATTCTACGGATGCAGAAACGGCAAGGCAGTTAGCAACCGTAATCAATAAAAATTTCAAAATGATGGCTGCTAGTAATGAGGATGCTTTTTTTGGCCCTGCTGGTGACCAGTTGACAGAAGCTATCCTGATGCTGACTAAACAAACTCAGTATCCAGATATAATGACAGCGGCGGCTATTCTCAGTAGCGATCGCATGGTAGAAAGATTAATGGCTGCTAACCTCAATCCCTGGATTAAAATTGCTTTTGGTCAGTTGTTTAGTTCGGCTGGTTCTGAGAAAACTATTGCTGGTATCGCCGGTACTGCTAGTTTGATGTTTACCCGGTTTATGAAAAAGAATACTTTGGGGTGTTTTGTTGGTAAGACGACTCTACCCCTGGAAATCAAGGGTAAGCAGATGATTATTTTTGGGTTGGACAGGGAACGACGGGATGCTGTGGGGCCACTATTATGCAGTATCTTACACATGACTGTAGCCAGAGCGATCGCTAAAAAACGGCAAGACCCATTAGTTGTTGTCCTCGATGAAGTACCTTCCTTATACCTACCAGACTTGTTTAGATGGCTGAATGAATCTCGTAGTGAGGGTTTTTGCGGCATTCTGGGATGGCAGAACATGGGACAGTTAGAAAAATACTATGGTAAGGAGGTTGCTAAAACCATGCTGGGTGCTTGCGGTACGAAGTTCATTTTTAATCCAGGTGAGGAAGAATCAGCACGGTTGTTTAGTGCTTACCTGGGAGATGAAGAAATTAAATACAAGCAGAAATCAAAAAGCACTGGGGGAGGTAAAAGCAGTACCTCAATTTCTGAACAGGATAAAACACGGAAGTTATTTGAACCAGCACAGTTTTTGAAGTTGCCACCGGGGAAGTGTATATTTATTAATCCGGCTTATTGTAATCAAAATGAAGCTTCTGTTCCTTTATTAAAAACAATTAAAATACCGAAAGTTTTAATTAATATTGACCAAGAAAATGACTCTAGGTGGACAATTTTAATTGCTCAATTAACAGAAAAAAGCACTCAAGAACGTCCTACTCAAGATGATTTAGATAAACGAGTGGCTGAGGTAAATAAATTATTTCCTATTCCTCAACAACCTGTACAAGCTGGTGCTGTACCACTACCTATTGATGCTTATAAAGGATTTTTCTAA
- a CDS encoding DUF4367 domain-containing protein, producing the protein MKPVLKTKKLVLPQAQRYLRWAKPSLFILGISLMTLGASELSVLAAPAPIFKPVINQIKQRLPNNLVFRLPSSLPKSITQGISKDNLKVVFNVNDQKADISLLNTSKYCQNMNTGDRMYGLNCIRIYIKAVLVSSKYYKNFQDDSGLTTPLTLNKNIKAFLFKGDGWNNISWFQNGILFQVSSGSCSENELIKIANSMVNETPIKRTR; encoded by the coding sequence ATGAAACCTGTTTTGAAGACCAAAAAATTAGTATTACCACAAGCACAGCGATACCTGCGGTGGGCGAAGCCATCGCTATTTATCTTGGGAATCAGTTTAATGACTTTAGGTGCTAGTGAATTATCAGTATTAGCAGCACCAGCACCAATATTTAAGCCTGTAATTAATCAGATTAAACAACGCTTACCAAATAATTTAGTTTTCAGATTACCAAGTAGTTTACCTAAGTCTATAACTCAAGGAATTAGTAAAGATAATTTAAAAGTTGTTTTTAATGTGAACGATCAAAAGGCTGATATATCCTTACTGAATACAAGTAAATATTGCCAAAATATGAATACTGGAGATAGAATGTACGGTTTAAATTGCATACGAATTTACATTAAGGCTGTTTTGGTGTCCTCTAAGTATTACAAAAATTTTCAAGATGATTCTGGCTTAACTACCCCGTTAACTCTCAATAAAAACATCAAAGCCTTTTTATTTAAAGGAGATGGATGGAACAACATAAGCTGGTTTCAAAACGGCATACTTTTTCAAGTATCCTCCGGTTCTTGTTCAGAGAATGAATTAATTAAAATTGCTAACTCAATGGTTAATGAAACTCCAATTAAAAGAACTCGATAA
- a CDS encoding DUF5674 family protein — MIKIIRSRATPEQIEQMLEELKFYIKVAVDLERRVLAGGGEMHFYCEQALLEDGSQQQDIWAASFMPESRKIIYESMVNLRPRQNRSMEILDAKIREQVASIIMEFLT, encoded by the coding sequence TTGATAAAAATTATTCGTAGTCGTGCAACTCCAGAACAAATCGAACAAATGTTAGAAGAGTTAAAATTTTATATAAAAGTAGCGGTAGACCTTGAACGTCGTGTTTTAGCTGGTGGAGGTGAAATGCACTTTTATTGTGAACAAGCACTATTAGAAGATGGTAGTCAACAACAAGATATATGGGCAGCTAGTTTCATGCCTGAAAGTCGTAAAATAATCTATGAATCTATGGTGAATCTACGTCCCAGACAAAACCGTTCAATGGAAATTTTAGACGCTAAAATTAGAGAACAAGTTGCATCAATTATTATGGAGTTTTTAACATGA